Proteins from a genomic interval of Streptomyces fodineus:
- a CDS encoding phosphoglycerate kinase, which produces MKTIDELLADGVSGKRVFVRADLNVPLADGTITDDGRIRAVLPTIKALVDAGAKVVVASHLGRPKGAPDPAFSLAPAASRLGELLGSAVAFAADTVGRSAQDTVAGLADGQVAVLENLRFNAGETAKDDAERGAFAEQLAALADVYVGDGFGAVHRMHASVFDLPKKLPHYAGYLIATEVGVLKKLTEDVKRPYVVALGGAKVSDKLAVIDELLKKADRLLIGGGMAYTFLKAKGYEVGISLLQEDQVPTVTEYMERAEKQGVELVLPVDVLVSREFPDLKTKAPADYTVVDADKIPADQEGLDIGPKTRELYASKLADAATVFWNGPMGVFEHPDYAQGTAAVAQALVDSNGFTVVGGGDSAAAVRTLGFDENAFGHISTGGGASLEYLEGKTLPGLAALED; this is translated from the coding sequence CGCGCCGTCCTGCCCACCATCAAGGCCCTGGTGGACGCGGGCGCCAAGGTGGTCGTCGCCTCGCACCTGGGCCGCCCCAAGGGTGCCCCGGACCCCGCCTTCTCCCTCGCGCCGGCCGCCTCCCGCCTGGGTGAACTCCTCGGCTCCGCCGTGGCCTTCGCGGCCGACACCGTCGGCCGGTCCGCCCAGGACACGGTCGCGGGCCTTGCCGACGGTCAGGTCGCCGTCCTGGAGAACCTGCGCTTCAACGCCGGCGAGACCGCCAAGGACGACGCCGAGCGCGGCGCGTTCGCCGAGCAGCTCGCCGCCCTCGCCGACGTCTACGTCGGTGACGGCTTCGGCGCCGTGCACCGCATGCACGCGTCCGTCTTCGACCTGCCGAAGAAGCTGCCCCACTACGCCGGCTACCTCATCGCCACCGAGGTCGGCGTCCTGAAGAAGCTCACCGAGGACGTCAAGCGCCCCTATGTCGTCGCGCTCGGCGGCGCCAAGGTCTCCGACAAGCTCGCCGTCATCGACGAGCTGCTGAAGAAGGCCGACCGGCTGCTCATCGGCGGCGGCATGGCCTACACCTTCCTCAAGGCCAAGGGCTACGAGGTCGGCATCTCCCTGCTGCAGGAGGACCAGGTCCCGACCGTCACGGAGTACATGGAGCGCGCCGAGAAGCAGGGCGTGGAACTGGTGCTCCCCGTCGACGTCCTGGTCTCCCGGGAGTTCCCGGACCTGAAGACCAAGGCGCCGGCCGACTACACCGTGGTCGACGCGGACAAGATCCCCGCCGACCAGGAGGGCCTGGACATCGGCCCGAAGACCCGAGAGCTGTACGCCTCGAAGCTCGCCGACGCCGCGACCGTCTTCTGGAACGGTCCCATGGGCGTCTTCGAGCACCCCGACTACGCCCAGGGCACCGCCGCGGTCGCCCAGGCCCTCGTCGACTCGAACGGCTTCACCGTCGTCGGCGGCGGTGACTCCGCCGCGGCCGTGCGCACGCTCGGCTTCGACGAGAATGCATTCGGCCACATCTCGACCGGTGGCGGCGCCTCCCTCGAATACCTCGAGGGCAAGACGCTCCCCGGCCTTGCCGCACTGGAGGACTGA
- the tpiA gene encoding triose-phosphate isomerase: MSTRMPLMAGNWKMNLNHLEAIAHVQKLAFALADKDYEAVEVAVLPPFTDLRSVQTLVDGDKLKIKYGAQDLSAHDSGAYTGEISGPMLAKLKCTYVAIGHSERRQYHNETDELVNAKVKAAYKHGLTPILCIGEELDVREAGEHVTHTLAQLEGGLKDLPAEQAETIVIAYEPVWAIGTGKVCGSQDAQEVCAAIRAKIAELYSQDVADKVRIQYGGSVKSGNVAEIMAQADIDGALVGGASLDADEFVKIVRFRDQ; the protein is encoded by the coding sequence TTGAGCACGCGCATGCCGCTGATGGCGGGCAACTGGAAGATGAACCTCAACCACCTCGAGGCCATCGCGCACGTCCAGAAGCTCGCCTTCGCCCTGGCCGACAAGGACTACGAGGCCGTCGAGGTCGCCGTCCTGCCGCCCTTCACCGACCTGCGCTCCGTGCAGACCCTGGTCGACGGCGACAAGCTCAAGATCAAGTACGGCGCCCAGGACCTCTCGGCGCACGACTCCGGCGCCTACACCGGCGAGATCTCCGGCCCGATGCTGGCCAAGCTGAAGTGCACGTACGTGGCCATCGGCCACTCCGAGCGCCGCCAGTACCACAACGAGACCGACGAGCTGGTCAACGCCAAGGTCAAGGCCGCCTACAAGCACGGCCTGACCCCGATCCTGTGCATCGGCGAGGAGCTGGACGTCCGCGAGGCGGGCGAGCACGTCACCCACACCCTCGCCCAGCTCGAGGGCGGTCTGAAGGACCTCCCGGCCGAGCAGGCCGAGACGATCGTGATCGCCTACGAGCCCGTGTGGGCCATCGGCACCGGCAAGGTCTGCGGCTCCCAGGACGCCCAGGAGGTCTGCGCGGCCATCCGCGCCAAGATCGCCGAGCTGTACTCGCAGGACGTGGCCGACAAGGTCCGCATCCAGTACGGCGGCTCCGTGAAGTCGGGCAACGTGGCCGAGATCATGGCCCAGGCCGACATCGACGGCGCCCTGGTCGGCGGCGCCTCGCTGGACGCCGACGAGTTCGTCAAGATCGTGCGTTTCCGCGATCAGTGA
- the secG gene encoding preprotein translocase subunit SecG: MVLGFSIALIVFSLLLMLLVLMHKGKGGGLSDMFGGGMQSSVGGSSVAERNLDRITIVVGLLWFACIIVLGMLMKTKS, translated from the coding sequence GTGGTTTTGGGGTTCTCGATCGCCCTGATCGTCTTCAGCCTGCTGCTGATGCTGCTGGTGCTGATGCACAAGGGGAAGGGCGGCGGCCTCTCCGACATGTTCGGTGGCGGCATGCAGTCCTCCGTCGGCGGCTCCTCGGTCGCCGAGCGCAACCTGGACCGGATCACCATCGTGGTCGGCCTGCTGTGGTTCGCGTGCATCATCGTCCTCGGCATGCTGATGAAGACGAAGAGCTGA
- a CDS encoding RNA polymerase-binding protein RbpA translates to MASGNAIRGSRVGAGPMGEAERGESAPRLRISFWCSNGHETQPSFASDAQVPDTWDCPRCGFPAGQDRENPPDPPRTEPYKTHLAYVRERRSDADGEAILAEALAKLRGEI, encoded by the coding sequence GTGGCAAGTGGCAACGCGATCCGAGGAAGCCGGGTCGGGGCGGGGCCGATGGGCGAGGCCGAGCGCGGCGAGTCCGCGCCGCGGCTGCGCATCTCCTTCTGGTGCTCCAACGGGCACGAGACGCAGCCGAGCTTCGCCAGCGACGCGCAGGTCCCCGACACCTGGGACTGCCCGCGCTGCGGCTTCCCGGCCGGCCAGGACCGGGAAAACCCGCCGGACCCCCCGCGCACCGAGCCGTACAAGACGCATCTCGCGTATGTACGGGAGCGGCGCAGCGACGCGGACGGCGAGGCGATCCTCGCCGAGGCGCTCGCCAAACTGCGGGGCGAGATCTAG
- a CDS encoding MFS transporter: MTTVEEGRVAAPVWRGGFGRLWTAAVVSRFGDALRNSALPLLAVRLSDEPLVIASVTACGYVPWLLFGLLGGAVADRVDGRRAMWAVDTVRGLLVAAFAVAVGLDRASIPLLLALAFALTTLQTLFDNASTALLPALVDRAALGGANARLMTGQQIAGGLLAAPLVPLLLTAGAAMPFAADASTFLAAAALVASLRIRPPERALRPAGSTLRTEIGAGLRALWGDRALRATCVATLLCNIGMGGLIATLALHVTRWLDAGNAGYAAAMTAFSVGSVTGGFVAQRLARRTGRVRALLVAGSVQTASLLLIGSVRHLAALVTGMLLLGAMNMVWNVNQVTLMQQRSPEAMVGRIASAFRTASTSGAPLGALLGGVSARTYGLNGPALFAAVLFALAVTALIPARKPDVPVVAPDDDVTMARAAR, from the coding sequence GTGACGACGGTCGAGGAAGGGCGCGTGGCCGCGCCCGTGTGGCGCGGGGGATTCGGGCGGCTGTGGACGGCCGCCGTGGTCTCCCGGTTCGGGGACGCGTTACGGAACTCCGCGCTGCCCCTGCTCGCGGTGCGGCTCAGTGACGAACCCCTGGTCATCGCCTCGGTGACGGCCTGTGGATATGTGCCGTGGCTGCTGTTCGGGCTGCTCGGCGGGGCCGTGGCCGACCGGGTCGACGGGCGGCGGGCGATGTGGGCCGTGGACACGGTCCGCGGCCTGCTGGTGGCCGCGTTCGCCGTCGCCGTGGGACTGGACCGCGCCTCGATCCCGCTGCTGCTCGCCCTCGCCTTCGCGTTGACCACGCTCCAGACGCTTTTCGACAACGCCTCCACGGCCCTGCTGCCCGCGCTCGTGGACCGCGCGGCCCTGGGCGGCGCCAACGCCCGGCTGATGACCGGCCAGCAGATCGCCGGCGGTCTGCTCGCCGCCCCGCTCGTGCCGCTGCTGCTGACGGCGGGCGCGGCCATGCCGTTCGCCGCCGACGCGAGCACCTTCCTGGCGGCTGCCGCCCTGGTGGCGTCCCTGCGCATACGTCCGCCGGAGCGCGCGCTACGCCCCGCGGGCAGCACCCTGCGCACGGAGATCGGGGCGGGCCTGCGCGCCCTGTGGGGCGACCGGGCCCTGCGCGCGACCTGCGTGGCCACGCTGCTGTGCAACATCGGCATGGGCGGCCTGATCGCCACCCTGGCGCTGCACGTGACGCGCTGGCTGGACGCGGGCAACGCCGGATACGCGGCCGCGATGACGGCGTTCTCGGTGGGCAGCGTCACGGGCGGGTTCGTCGCCCAGCGCCTCGCGCGCCGCACCGGCCGGGTGCGGGCCCTGCTGGTCGCCGGCAGCGTCCAGACCGCGTCACTGCTGCTCATCGGATCCGTCCGGCACCTGGCCGCGCTCGTCACCGGAATGCTGCTGCTCGGCGCCATGAACATGGTCTGGAACGTCAACCAGGTCACCCTGATGCAGCAGCGCAGCCCCGAGGCGATGGTGGGCCGTATAGCCTCCGCGTTCCGCACTGCCTCGACGTCCGGCGCCCCCCTCGGCGCACTTCTCGGCGGAGTGTCGGCGCGGACGTACGGACTGAACGGTCCCGCCCTGTTCGCCGCCGTCCTGTTCGCCCTCGCCGTCACCGCGCTGATACCGGCCCGCAAGCCGGACGTACCTGTTGTTGCGCCGGACGACGATGTCACGATGGCTCGCGCGGCGCGGTGA
- the pgi gene encoding glucose-6-phosphate isomerase, which yields MNAEGRTRLNQTPEWTALAKHREELADTHLRELFAADPGRGEGYTLQVGDLYLDYSKHLVTDETLRLLRELAAATDVFGLRDAMFRGEKINVTEQRAVLHTALRAPRDAVIEVDGENVVPKVHAVLDKMSDFADRVRSGAWTGHTGRRIKNVVNIGIGGSDLGPAMAYEVLRAFTDRDLTVRFVSNVDGADLHEATRDLDPAETLFIIASKTFTTIETITNATSARSWLLAALGDEAAVARHFVALSTNAEKVAEFGIDTANMFEFWDWVGGRYSYDSAIGLSLMIAIGPERFREMLDGFRLVDDHFRTAPAEANAPLLLGLLGIWYGNFHDAQSHAVLPYSHYLSRFTAYLQQLDMESNGKYVARDGRQVEWQTGPVVWGTPGTNGQHAYYQLIHQGTKLIPADFIGFAEPVAELSGELKAQHDLLMANFFAQTQALAFGKTAEEVRAEGVPEELVTHKTFQGNRPTTTILAKELTPSVLGQLIALYEHKVFVQGAVWNIDSFDQWGVELGKVLAKRVEPALTEGAEVPGLDASTKTLVATYRQLRGRS from the coding sequence ATGAACGCAGAGGGCCGTACCAGGCTCAACCAGACGCCCGAGTGGACCGCTCTCGCCAAGCACCGGGAGGAGCTGGCCGACACCCATCTCAGGGAGCTGTTCGCCGCCGATCCCGGGCGCGGTGAGGGGTACACGCTCCAGGTCGGCGATCTGTACCTCGACTACTCGAAGCACCTGGTCACCGACGAGACGCTGCGGCTGCTGCGCGAGCTGGCCGCCGCCACGGACGTGTTCGGGCTGCGGGACGCCATGTTCCGCGGCGAGAAGATCAACGTCACCGAGCAGCGGGCGGTGCTGCACACCGCGCTGCGCGCCCCGCGGGACGCGGTGATCGAGGTCGACGGCGAGAACGTCGTCCCGAAGGTGCACGCCGTCCTCGACAAGATGAGCGACTTCGCCGACCGCGTCCGCTCCGGCGCCTGGACCGGCCACACCGGCCGGCGCATCAAGAACGTGGTCAACATCGGCATCGGCGGCTCCGACCTGGGCCCCGCGATGGCGTACGAGGTGCTGCGCGCCTTCACCGACCGCGATCTGACGGTCCGCTTCGTCTCCAACGTGGACGGCGCCGACCTGCACGAGGCCACCCGCGACCTGGACCCGGCCGAGACGCTGTTCATCATCGCCTCCAAGACCTTCACCACCATCGAGACGATCACCAACGCCACCTCCGCCCGCAGCTGGCTGCTGGCCGCGCTCGGTGACGAGGCAGCGGTGGCAAGGCACTTCGTCGCTTTGTCGACCAATGCCGAGAAGGTCGCCGAGTTCGGCATCGACACGGCCAACATGTTCGAGTTCTGGGACTGGGTCGGCGGCCGGTACTCGTACGACTCCGCGATCGGCCTGTCCCTGATGATCGCCATCGGCCCGGAGCGGTTCCGGGAGATGCTCGACGGTTTCCGGCTGGTCGACGACCACTTCCGCACCGCGCCCGCCGAGGCCAACGCCCCGCTGCTGCTGGGCCTGTTGGGTATCTGGTACGGCAACTTCCACGACGCCCAGTCGCACGCGGTGCTGCCGTACAGCCACTACCTGTCCAGGTTCACCGCCTACCTCCAGCAGCTGGACATGGAGTCCAACGGCAAGTACGTGGCGCGGGACGGCAGGCAGGTCGAGTGGCAGACCGGGCCCGTCGTGTGGGGTACGCCGGGCACCAACGGGCAGCACGCCTACTACCAGTTGATCCACCAGGGCACCAAGCTCATCCCGGCGGACTTCATCGGCTTCGCCGAGCCGGTGGCCGAGCTGAGCGGTGAACTCAAGGCGCAGCACGACCTGTTGATGGCCAACTTCTTCGCCCAGACCCAGGCGCTGGCCTTCGGCAAGACTGCCGAGGAGGTCCGCGCCGAAGGTGTCCCGGAGGAACTGGTCACGCACAAGACCTTCCAGGGCAACCGGCCGACGACGACCATCCTGGCGAAGGAGCTCACCCCGTCCGTCCTGGGCCAGCTGATCGCTCTCTACGAGCACAAGGTGTTCGTCCAGGGCGCGGTCTGGAACATCGACTCCTTCGACCAGTGGGGCGTGGAACTCGGCAAGGTCCTCGCCAAGCGCGTGGAACCCGCCCTGACCGAGGGAGCGGAGGTGCCCGGACTGGACGCCTCGACCAAGACGCTGGTCGCCACGTACCGGCAGCTGCGCGGCCGGAGCTGA
- a CDS encoding ABC transporter permease — protein MRATLRWAHSDLRTHRGEALFLVLATAGIVGSLLLATALFGYATNPWQRVFAQARGAHVWIHTVPSADARELARLDGVESVTGPYRTESATIAVRGARASVELRGTPQLPSVGRPLITTGHWLDTAEPDGVVLESSLARALLAEPGDTLTLPGTTRSLTVEGIADSAEPRYSPGEQPGLVWALPSAVRAPGGQVIGLRLADPADTDYAVQRAVTVLGAGAVGEVSTWEQARSAAQGDNRLLGQVLGLFGLGALIAAGFAVHGAIATRIRGHLRDLSVLKAIGFTPGQVVRIFLLQHLAYALLGSVAAAALIEALGTRIPGRLGDAVGVWQGLPGHTLALFLVPVGAVLFIGLTTGLAAWRAGRVPPVPVPRPAAPAGGGLTALARRALGLRLPAPLVLGCHKAFAGRGRSLATVARLTLPLLLIVVALSAWTTIDRFHSSPDRVGLPTALTVRSDGALDASGVRALLTGDHQVAAAYPGVEVAALVPGQTGTIALRGVGSLAEPYPYALAEGRAAQGPDEAVAGQGLLDLLHARVGDWVRMTVGDRPQILHIVGRSIEPQNAGRVVTTSLDTLRENDPGISPAFYELRLRPGADPHHVATALAAAGRGHLDVHTVTNPADGLSPLRAVVAGLIAVLALIGLVELLTAIGGSVREGERDVLALKAIGMSPRQITAITVTATSCTTLAAAIAGTALGLPLARRLIDAQGSSSGIGAGIAQSPSPALLLSVGLAAVLGAALLSALPAGRAARRRLADTVAAVA, from the coding sequence ATGCGGGCGACCCTGCGCTGGGCGCACTCCGATCTGCGCACCCACCGTGGCGAGGCGCTGTTCCTCGTGCTGGCCACCGCCGGGATCGTCGGCTCGCTGCTGCTGGCCACCGCCCTGTTCGGGTATGCGACCAACCCCTGGCAGCGGGTCTTCGCCCAGGCCCGCGGGGCGCATGTGTGGATCCACACCGTGCCGTCGGCCGACGCCCGCGAACTGGCCCGGCTGGACGGCGTCGAGTCCGTGACCGGCCCCTACCGCACCGAGTCCGCCACCATCGCCGTACGCGGCGCCCGCGCCTCCGTGGAACTGCGCGGCACACCGCAGCTGCCCTCCGTGGGCCGGCCGCTCATCACCACCGGGCACTGGCTGGATACGGCCGAACCGGACGGTGTGGTGCTGGAGAGCAGCCTGGCCCGGGCCCTGCTGGCCGAGCCCGGGGACACCCTCACGCTGCCCGGTACGACCCGCTCCCTGACCGTCGAGGGCATCGCGGACAGCGCCGAGCCCCGCTACAGCCCGGGCGAGCAGCCGGGGCTGGTGTGGGCGCTGCCGTCCGCCGTGCGCGCCCCCGGCGGCCAGGTGATCGGGCTGCGCCTTGCCGACCCGGCCGACACGGACTACGCGGTGCAGCGTGCCGTCACGGTGCTGGGCGCGGGCGCGGTCGGCGAGGTCTCCACCTGGGAGCAGGCGCGCTCGGCGGCCCAGGGCGACAACCGGCTGCTCGGGCAGGTGCTCGGCCTGTTCGGGCTCGGCGCCCTGATCGCCGCGGGGTTCGCCGTGCACGGGGCGATCGCCACCCGCATCCGGGGGCATCTGCGGGACCTGTCGGTGCTGAAGGCGATCGGTTTCACCCCCGGCCAGGTCGTCCGGATCTTCCTGCTGCAGCACCTGGCGTACGCGCTGCTGGGCTCGGTGGCCGCCGCCGCGCTCATCGAGGCCCTGGGGACCCGGATCCCCGGCCGGCTCGGCGACGCCGTGGGCGTGTGGCAAGGGCTGCCGGGGCACACCCTGGCGCTGTTCCTGGTGCCGGTGGGCGCGGTGCTGTTCATCGGGCTGACCACCGGGCTCGCGGCCTGGCGGGCCGGGCGGGTGCCGCCGGTTCCGGTGCCGCGTCCGGCCGCACCGGCGGGTGGGGGGCTGACCGCCCTGGCCCGGCGGGCGCTGGGGCTACGGCTGCCGGCCCCGCTGGTCCTCGGCTGCCACAAGGCGTTCGCGGGGCGCGGCCGGTCACTGGCGACCGTGGCCCGGCTGACCCTGCCGCTGCTGCTGATCGTGGTGGCGCTCAGCGCCTGGACCACCATCGACCGCTTCCACAGCAGCCCGGACCGCGTGGGCCTGCCGACGGCCCTCACGGTGCGCTCCGACGGTGCCCTGGACGCATCCGGCGTACGGGCCCTGCTCACCGGCGATCACCAGGTCGCCGCCGCCTATCCCGGGGTCGAGGTCGCCGCGCTGGTCCCCGGCCAGACCGGCACCATCGCGCTGCGCGGGGTCGGCAGCCTCGCCGAGCCCTATCCCTACGCCCTCGCCGAGGGCCGGGCCGCACAGGGACCGGACGAGGCGGTGGCCGGCCAGGGCCTGCTGGACCTGCTGCACGCCCGGGTCGGCGACTGGGTGCGCATGACGGTGGGCGACCGGCCGCAGATCCTGCACATCGTGGGCCGCAGCATCGAACCGCAGAACGCCGGCCGGGTCGTGACCACCTCTCTGGACACCCTGCGCGAGAACGACCCCGGGATCTCCCCCGCCTTCTACGAGCTGCGCCTGCGCCCCGGCGCCGATCCGCACCACGTGGCCACCGCCCTGGCCGCGGCCGGCCGCGGTCATCTCGACGTGCACACCGTGACGAACCCGGCCGACGGCCTCTCCCCGCTGCGCGCAGTCGTGGCCGGGCTGATCGCGGTCCTGGCCCTGATCGGTCTGGTCGAGCTGCTCACCGCCATCGGCGGCAGCGTCCGCGAGGGCGAGCGGGACGTACTGGCGCTGAAGGCGATCGGCATGTCCCCGCGGCAGATCACCGCGATCACCGTCACCGCGACCAGTTGTACGACCCTGGCCGCGGCGATCGCCGGTACGGCGCTGGGCCTGCCGCTGGCCCGCCGGCTGATCGACGCCCAGGGCAGTTCCAGCGGCATCGGCGCCGGCATCGCCCAGTCCCCGTCACCGGCGCTGCTCCTGTCGGTCGGCCTCGCCGCGGTCCTGGGCGCCGCGCTGCTGTCCGCGCTGCCGGCGGGCCGTGCCGCCCGCAGACGGCTCGCGGACACGGTCGCCGCGGTGGCCTGA
- a CDS encoding ABC transporter ATP-binding protein — protein MSEDGTPVPRAEDTPVLRAEGLVKTHHGVGAPARAVRGVDLSVGRGEFVAITGPSGAGKSTLLHLLGGLQRPDEGSIWLDGRCTDSFGEARWAVERRKAIGIVFQFFNLVSNLSVADNVELPALLAGTPPKKARAERAELLAELGLEGKERSMPGELSGGEQQRVALARALVNHPPLLLADEPAGSLDSKGTREVMRLLSRFHGRGQTIVLVTHDARLASAADRVISFFDGRIADDAPLDGPPPRRSGISGVLELRD, from the coding sequence ATGAGCGAGGACGGTACTCCGGTTCCGCGGGCCGAGGACACTCCGGTGCTGCGCGCGGAAGGGCTGGTCAAGACCCACCACGGCGTGGGCGCGCCCGCGCGTGCCGTGCGCGGGGTCGATCTTTCGGTGGGGCGGGGCGAGTTCGTGGCGATCACCGGTCCGTCCGGCGCCGGCAAGTCGACGCTGCTGCATCTGCTCGGCGGGCTGCAACGGCCGGACGAGGGCAGCATCTGGCTCGACGGCCGGTGCACGGACTCCTTCGGCGAGGCGCGCTGGGCGGTGGAGCGCAGGAAGGCCATCGGGATCGTCTTCCAGTTCTTCAACCTGGTGTCGAACCTGTCGGTGGCCGACAACGTCGAACTGCCCGCGCTGCTGGCCGGCACCCCGCCGAAGAAGGCCCGCGCCGAGCGCGCGGAGCTGCTCGCCGAGCTGGGCCTGGAGGGCAAGGAGCGCAGCATGCCGGGCGAGCTGTCCGGCGGCGAGCAGCAGCGGGTCGCGCTCGCCCGCGCCCTGGTCAACCACCCCCCGCTGCTGCTGGCCGACGAGCCCGCCGGGAGCCTGGACAGCAAGGGCACGCGTGAGGTGATGCGGCTGCTGTCCCGTTTCCACGGACGTGGCCAGACGATCGTGCTGGTCACCCACGACGCCCGCCTGGCCAGCGCCGCCGACCGCGTGATCAGCTTCTTCGACGGCCGGATAGCCGACGACGCGCCCCTGGACGGCCCGCCGCCCCGCCGCAGCGGCATCTCCGGTGTGCTGGAACTCAGGGACTGA